The Streptomyces europaeiscabiei genome window below encodes:
- a CDS encoding TetR/AcrR family transcriptional regulator translates to MKRARMRRDQRLNNAKLIQAAAELFERCEQPISLADIARQADVSVATAYRHFESADDALSAYRRDIVSKFRDHSLEQSSNGLALLESVCGFWVDLILAEGAALVHRRSSEGFLARYKAQEPYLEGQAEALARPVRELVAILGVGELVGVEDEAAFLWNVLFDPREIFDLRDTLSLPPAQITRRLVSAFRGALLGWATARLGEPA, encoded by the coding sequence ATGAAGAGGGCGCGCATGCGCAGGGATCAGCGGTTGAACAACGCCAAGCTGATCCAGGCCGCCGCAGAGCTTTTCGAGCGTTGCGAGCAGCCGATCAGTCTCGCCGACATCGCTCGGCAGGCGGATGTGTCGGTCGCGACGGCTTACCGGCACTTCGAGTCCGCGGACGACGCCCTCAGCGCCTACCGACGGGACATCGTGAGCAAGTTCCGCGATCACAGTCTCGAGCAGTCGAGCAACGGTCTGGCCCTGCTCGAGAGTGTCTGCGGCTTCTGGGTGGACCTCATCCTCGCCGAAGGCGCGGCGCTGGTGCACCGCCGGTCCTCGGAAGGGTTCCTCGCGCGATACAAGGCCCAGGAGCCGTACTTGGAAGGCCAGGCGGAGGCCCTCGCCCGCCCCGTCCGCGAACTCGTGGCGATTCTCGGGGTGGGCGAGCTCGTCGGCGTCGAGGACGAGGCCGCCTTCCTGTGGAACGTCCTCTTCGACCCTCGGGAGATCTTCGACCTGCGTGACACGCTCTCGCTGCCGCCCGCTCAGATCACGCGCCGACTGGTATCGGCGTTCCGCGGCGCACTGCTCGGCTGGGCGACTGCTCGGCTGGGCGAACCAGCCTGA
- a CDS encoding RraA family protein produces MTYAPTSAGSPNIEVGPKWQRPDGELLAQFQRHSVANIGDALGRLGMPDGGITPLWDGCRAVGSALTVLTVAGDDLAVIDAVAHIEPGDFLVINGFAYPGRAVMGDILTQYFSSRGAVGAIVDGAVRDRDEIRQQQFPVWSRSVTPAGPWKHGPGAVGTPVAIGGVVINPGDVMVADADGIVAVPLKKAHDIAAELARIAESEQGMRTQAKQAPTK; encoded by the coding sequence ATGACCTACGCGCCGACATCGGCCGGCTCGCCCAACATCGAGGTCGGCCCGAAGTGGCAGCGTCCTGACGGGGAGTTGCTCGCGCAGTTCCAGCGGCACTCGGTCGCGAACATCGGAGACGCACTCGGGCGCCTCGGCATGCCCGACGGTGGCATCACACCCCTCTGGGACGGCTGCCGTGCCGTGGGCAGCGCCCTGACGGTGCTGACGGTCGCCGGAGACGATCTGGCCGTGATCGACGCCGTCGCGCACATCGAACCCGGCGACTTCCTCGTCATCAACGGATTCGCTTACCCGGGCCGGGCCGTTATGGGCGACATCCTCACCCAGTACTTCTCCTCGCGAGGTGCCGTGGGAGCGATCGTCGACGGAGCGGTCAGGGACCGCGACGAGATCCGGCAGCAGCAATTCCCCGTGTGGTCGCGTTCGGTCACGCCGGCAGGGCCGTGGAAACACGGCCCAGGAGCCGTCGGGACGCCCGTCGCCATCGGCGGTGTCGTCATCAACCCCGGTGACGTGATGGTGGCCGACGCCGACGGCATCGTCGCAGTGCCCCTGAAGAAGGCGCACGACATCGCCGCCGAGCTGGCGCGGATCGCGGAATCCGAGCAGGGCATGCGCACGCAGGCCAAGCAAGCGCCCACGAAATGA
- a CDS encoding glycoside hydrolase family 2 TIM barrel-domain containing protein, whose product MIRIPFNDAWRFGPLVSVHEAIVVAGAGEEEVTLPHDAMLGGGRSAENSGGPQTGYFRDGKWTYEKQFDVPEEWATKRVTFEFEGVYRDAMVYINGALAGQWAGGYSRFHISADPFLHYGRANTVRVDAQAHQDSRWYSGGGLHRPVSVLVGDLVHVTPTGLRLTTPDIDADLATVVAATEIVNEDVSTRIVEVLLEILDAGGEVAASDLARVTLLAGEKITTHQRTYVQRPSLWSVESPHLYHASVRLFDDSGPLDEASTHFGVRTVTADPIRGLRINGEIVKLRGGAIHHDNGILGAADFADAAERRVRMLKAAGFNAVRSAHNPMSIALLDACDRLGMLVMDELFDVWTVAKSGDDYSRRFPQWWERDVDSLVAKDFNHPSVIMYSIGNEIIEAGTPHGTRLGRRIADRVREQDSTRLVTHALQGMYIARDKIPALKAELGQDAAPVRGLNDYLGQVTHLIDALMASPVVGERLAEPASVLDVVGLNYGESRYVLDKEAYPNRVVVGSETFPTKIDRLWQLVTENSHVIGDFTWTAWDFLGEVGTGRHVYPEDQQVHRAPYPWLTAECGDIDIIGQRHPISYYREIVYGLTQTPYLAVRRPREDGYVIKPRAWTWTDVSPSWTFDVPVGSPLHVEAYAAAEEVEFRLNGTTVATVPVGTERNFVAEADVPYEPGVLEVVAYRDGAEVGRSALRTAGEPTRLSLETDRTELGADPQRLVHIDVTLIDDHGVLNPNRDTNITIQVDGPGVLQGFGTGAPATEESFLDDAATSFKGHALAIVRATGETGRITVTARAHGLPDASVEIDVVRAPTHHVTEEGQK is encoded by the coding sequence ATGATCCGCATCCCGTTCAACGACGCGTGGCGCTTCGGTCCTCTCGTGTCCGTTCACGAGGCGATCGTGGTCGCCGGTGCCGGTGAGGAAGAAGTCACCCTGCCGCACGACGCCATGCTGGGGGGAGGGCGGTCCGCGGAGAACTCCGGTGGACCGCAGACGGGCTACTTCCGCGACGGAAAGTGGACCTACGAGAAGCAGTTCGACGTTCCGGAGGAATGGGCGACGAAGCGAGTCACCTTCGAGTTCGAAGGTGTCTACCGCGACGCGATGGTCTACATCAACGGTGCTCTCGCCGGTCAGTGGGCGGGCGGATACTCCCGCTTCCACATCAGCGCGGACCCCTTCCTGCACTACGGCAGGGCCAACACCGTCCGGGTGGACGCACAGGCACACCAGGACTCCCGCTGGTACTCGGGGGGCGGCCTCCACCGTCCCGTCAGCGTCCTCGTCGGCGACCTCGTCCACGTCACCCCGACCGGACTGCGACTCACCACACCGGACATCGACGCCGATCTCGCCACCGTGGTGGCGGCGACCGAGATCGTCAACGAGGACGTCTCCACTCGTATCGTCGAAGTGCTTCTAGAGATCCTGGACGCCGGGGGCGAGGTCGCGGCGTCCGACCTGGCCCGGGTCACACTCCTGGCGGGCGAAAAGATCACCACCCATCAGCGGACGTACGTCCAACGGCCGTCGCTGTGGAGCGTCGAGTCGCCCCACCTCTACCACGCGTCCGTGCGCCTCTTTGACGACAGCGGCCCGCTCGACGAGGCTTCCACGCACTTCGGTGTCCGCACCGTCACCGCCGACCCGATCCGCGGCCTGCGGATCAACGGCGAGATCGTCAAGCTCCGCGGCGGTGCGATCCACCACGACAACGGCATCCTCGGCGCCGCCGACTTCGCCGACGCCGCCGAGCGGCGGGTGCGGATGCTGAAGGCCGCGGGCTTCAACGCCGTACGCTCCGCGCACAACCCGATGAGCATTGCCCTCCTCGACGCGTGCGACCGTCTCGGCATGCTCGTCATGGACGAGCTGTTCGACGTGTGGACGGTCGCGAAGTCCGGTGACGACTACTCGCGCAGATTCCCGCAGTGGTGGGAACGCGACGTCGACTCGCTCGTGGCGAAGGACTTCAACCACCCCAGCGTGATCATGTACTCGATCGGCAACGAGATCATCGAGGCCGGAACCCCGCACGGCACGCGCCTGGGCCGCCGCATCGCCGACCGGGTACGCGAGCAGGATTCCACCCGCCTGGTCACCCACGCCCTCCAGGGCATGTACATCGCCCGCGACAAGATCCCCGCGCTGAAGGCCGAACTGGGTCAGGACGCCGCCCCTGTCCGGGGCCTGAACGACTACCTGGGCCAGGTGACACATCTGATCGACGCCCTCATGGCCTCGCCGGTCGTCGGAGAACGACTCGCCGAACCCGCCTCCGTTCTCGACGTCGTGGGGCTCAACTACGGCGAGAGCCGATACGTGCTGGACAAGGAGGCATACCCCAACCGCGTGGTCGTGGGCTCGGAGACGTTCCCGACGAAGATCGACCGGCTGTGGCAGCTCGTCACCGAGAACTCCCACGTCATCGGCGACTTCACCTGGACCGCATGGGACTTCCTCGGCGAGGTCGGAACCGGCCGCCACGTCTATCCCGAGGACCAGCAGGTACACCGCGCCCCCTACCCGTGGCTCACCGCCGAGTGCGGGGACATCGACATCATCGGGCAGCGTCACCCGATCTCGTACTACCGCGAGATCGTCTACGGGCTCACGCAGACGCCCTACCTCGCCGTGCGACGCCCCCGCGAGGACGGCTATGTCATCAAGCCCAGGGCGTGGACCTGGACCGATGTCTCCCCCAGCTGGACCTTCGACGTTCCCGTCGGCTCGCCGCTCCATGTCGAGGCCTACGCGGCGGCCGAGGAGGTCGAGTTCCGGCTCAACGGCACCACCGTCGCGACCGTGCCCGTCGGCACCGAGCGGAACTTCGTCGCCGAAGCCGACGTGCCCTACGAGCCCGGCGTCCTGGAAGTCGTGGCGTACCGCGACGGAGCGGAAGTGGGACGCTCGGCGCTGCGCACCGCCGGCGAACCCACGCGCCTGAGCCTGGAGACGGACCGCACCGAACTCGGCGCCGATCCGCAGCGGTTGGTCCACATCGACGTCACCCTGATCGACGACCACGGTGTGCTCAACCCGAACCGGGACACGAACATCACGATCCAGGTCGACGGTCCCGGGGTCCTTCAAGGATTCGGTACGGGAGCCCCTGCCACCGAGGAGAGCTTCCTCGACGATGCCGCCACGTCGTTCAAGGGACATGCCCTGGCGATCGTCCGGGCCACCGGGGAAACGGGACGGATCACCGTCACCGCCCGGGCGCACGGACTCCCGGACGCCTCCGTCGAGATCGACGTCGTACGGGCACCCACTCATCACGTGACAGAGGAAGGACAGAAATGA
- a CDS encoding Gfo/Idh/MocA family protein: protein MNSKRVGVGVIGAGVISSHYLENLTRFPDLNVVAIADLDQERARARAREFGLRPLLVHELLAHDDIEIVLNLTVPSAHFDVSARILASGKHVWSEKPLAISRREARSLLDKAGRRGLRVACAPDTFLGGALQTAQRAVLAGRIGEPRSALAIMQSPGPEGTHPNPAFYYDQGAGPLLDMGPYHVTALVQTLGAVRRVSSVSSTARAVRQVLVGAGAGTEFDVRVPSQHMALLEFVSGARATLVTSFDSGIRRDLLELHGTEASLEVPDPNRFAGTGRFVPLHAEPEDVPAVGSTWGRGVGVLDLARSIRDDVPERASGALACHVLDVLLAIEEAARAGTPLTLESTVASPAPLDENWDPTAATL, encoded by the coding sequence GTGAACTCCAAGCGAGTGGGGGTCGGCGTCATCGGCGCCGGCGTCATCAGCAGCCACTACCTCGAGAACCTGACGCGGTTCCCTGATCTGAACGTGGTCGCGATAGCGGACCTCGACCAGGAGCGCGCCCGTGCTCGTGCGCGCGAGTTCGGGTTGCGGCCCCTGCTCGTCCACGAGCTCCTGGCCCACGACGACATCGAGATCGTGCTGAACCTCACCGTCCCCTCCGCCCACTTCGACGTGTCGGCCCGGATCCTCGCGAGCGGCAAGCACGTCTGGAGCGAGAAGCCCCTCGCCATCAGCCGCCGCGAAGCACGGTCGCTGCTGGACAAGGCCGGTCGGAGAGGACTTCGCGTGGCCTGCGCACCCGACACGTTCCTCGGTGGTGCCCTGCAAACGGCACAACGAGCGGTCCTCGCGGGCCGCATCGGCGAACCGAGGAGCGCGCTGGCGATCATGCAGTCCCCGGGGCCGGAAGGCACCCACCCGAATCCCGCCTTCTACTACGACCAGGGAGCCGGCCCGCTGCTGGACATGGGGCCGTACCACGTCACCGCGCTCGTGCAGACCTTGGGTGCCGTCCGGCGCGTGAGCTCGGTTTCCTCCACCGCACGAGCGGTCAGGCAGGTTCTCGTCGGCGCGGGCGCAGGGACCGAGTTCGACGTGCGCGTACCGAGTCAGCACATGGCACTGCTCGAGTTCGTCTCCGGCGCTCGGGCGACCCTCGTCACGAGCTTCGATTCGGGGATCCGCCGCGACCTCCTCGAACTGCACGGCACGGAAGCCTCACTCGAGGTCCCCGACCCCAACCGCTTCGCCGGAACGGGCAGGTTCGTCCCTCTCCATGCGGAACCGGAGGACGTACCCGCTGTCGGGTCCACGTGGGGCCGGGGAGTGGGAGTGCTGGACCTCGCTCGCTCGATACGCGACGACGTACCGGAACGCGCCTCCGGCGCTCTCGCCTGCCACGTTCTCGACGTGCTTCTCGCCATCGAGGAGGCGGCACGGGCCGGGACACCGCTGACCCTCGAATCCACCGTGGCATCGCCGGCCCCCCTGGACGAGAACTGGGACCCCACGGCCGCGACCCTCTAG
- a CDS encoding sugar phosphate isomerase/epimerase family protein — protein sequence MTEHLYSVQLHTLRNAIETDLPGTLARVAAMGFENVELWRFEQYRNAYRRALAETSLCPLSAHARLVDGNASAAVRVAAEFGIGTLIEPHIIARRWTTRAEIEAAAASLNAVARLARDEGVTIGYHNHDHEVRQDFGGRTGLEVFAEALDEDVVLELDTFWAEVGGASAVELISRLGARVRFLHLKDGPYTTTLLEQQPVGQGAMPVADILKAAPDAVRIVELDDYAGDPFEAVQQSLRHLVEVDR from the coding sequence ATGACGGAGCACCTGTACTCGGTGCAGCTCCATACGCTGCGCAACGCCATCGAGACCGATCTCCCGGGGACACTCGCGCGTGTTGCCGCGATGGGATTCGAGAACGTGGAGCTGTGGAGGTTCGAGCAGTACCGCAACGCGTACCGGCGTGCGCTGGCCGAGACATCTCTGTGCCCGCTCAGCGCACACGCGCGCCTTGTCGACGGAAACGCTTCCGCGGCTGTCCGCGTGGCAGCAGAGTTCGGAATCGGCACGCTCATCGAACCGCACATCATCGCTCGGCGCTGGACCACGCGGGCGGAGATCGAAGCGGCGGCCGCGAGTCTGAACGCCGTCGCGAGGCTTGCCCGGGATGAGGGCGTCACCATCGGGTACCACAACCACGACCACGAGGTCCGTCAGGACTTCGGCGGCAGGACCGGCCTCGAAGTCTTCGCGGAGGCGCTGGACGAGGACGTCGTCCTGGAACTCGACACCTTCTGGGCCGAGGTCGGTGGCGCTTCCGCCGTGGAGTTGATCTCCCGGCTCGGGGCGCGCGTCAGGTTCCTTCACCTCAAGGACGGCCCCTACACCACAACCCTCCTGGAGCAGCAGCCGGTCGGCCAGGGTGCGATGCCGGTGGCGGACATCCTGAAGGCCGCACCGGACGCGGTCCGCATCGTGGAACTGGACGACTACGCGGGCGACCCGTTCGAAGCCGTGCAGCAGAGCCTGCGTCATCTGGTGGAGGTCGACCGGTGA
- a CDS encoding alpha/beta hydrolase, translating to MALHPSISARLSLIEDLPSWREALADPAVQPRLQEYRTWKAAPALPSVVTSDESVPGPHGPITVRVYRPPSAPQRPRPGLVWVHGGGWVFGDLDMHEADWTAREVCARADAVVVSVDYRLAVDGVTYPVPHDDVVAGVRWVRENAAVLGIEPARLTVGGASAGANLAAGAALRLRDDDNWLPATLVLAYATMHSVSPPLAPPLAEAFAPLPRMVRILPGDVAEMTAHYLGGTPDPHGYAFPAGAVLDGLCPTLVLDAEYDDLRASSDAFAAALVKSGVPVRHVTVPGVLHGFLNLPSSVEPVDQALAVLAETVATAHAGELALDQGERG from the coding sequence ATGGCCCTGCATCCCAGCATCTCCGCCCGGCTCAGCCTGATCGAGGACCTCCCGTCCTGGCGCGAGGCACTCGCCGATCCGGCTGTGCAACCGCGCCTGCAGGAATACCGGACCTGGAAGGCGGCACCGGCACTGCCCTCCGTCGTCACCAGCGACGAGAGCGTTCCCGGCCCGCACGGCCCGATAACGGTTCGTGTCTACCGGCCGCCGTCAGCACCGCAGCGGCCTCGCCCTGGCCTGGTCTGGGTGCACGGCGGCGGATGGGTCTTCGGCGATCTCGACATGCACGAGGCCGACTGGACCGCCCGCGAGGTCTGCGCCAGGGCCGACGCCGTGGTCGTGAGCGTGGACTACCGGCTCGCGGTCGACGGCGTGACGTATCCGGTGCCGCACGACGACGTCGTGGCGGGCGTCCGATGGGTGCGCGAGAACGCCGCGGTGCTCGGCATCGAACCGGCGCGGCTCACCGTCGGCGGCGCGAGCGCGGGGGCGAACCTCGCCGCGGGAGCCGCACTCCGCCTGCGGGACGACGACAACTGGCTGCCCGCCACCCTGGTACTGGCCTATGCGACCATGCACTCCGTCTCGCCGCCCCTCGCGCCGCCGCTGGCCGAGGCGTTCGCGCCGTTGCCGCGCATGGTCCGGATCCTGCCGGGGGACGTGGCGGAGATGACGGCCCACTACCTGGGCGGCACGCCGGATCCGCACGGCTACGCCTTCCCCGCGGGCGCCGTCCTGGACGGACTCTGCCCCACCCTGGTACTCGACGCCGAGTACGACGATCTGCGCGCCAGCAGCGATGCATTCGCGGCCGCACTCGTGAAGTCGGGCGTACCTGTGCGGCATGTCACGGTGCCCGGCGTACTGCACGGCTTCCTCAACCTGCCCTCTTCGGTCGAACCGGTGGACCAGGCGCTCGCCGTCCTAGCCGAGACGGTGGCAACGGCTCATGCGGGAGAACTCGCACTGGACCAGGGAGAACGCGGATGA
- a CDS encoding carbohydrate ABC transporter permease: MTTVTPSAARAAAGPPGRPRTSSLTGRVGVFAVMALFALYTLIPVWWLLVTATKNKGYLFTTNGLWFSHFDLWTNIRDVFHEQDGIFARWLLNSALYSIGGAAVSTTLSAMAGYALAKYAFRGRDLTFNVILGAVLIPDVMFALPLYLMFSQVHLVNTYWAVFLPSIVSPFGVYLSRIYAGASVPDELIEAARLDGAGEARIFWRVAMPIMSPALVTIFLFQFVSIWNNYLLPLLMLNSDELQPVTVGLANWREGVNQGIPYNITITGAFLSVIPLIVAFLVLQRFWRSGLAAGSVK; encoded by the coding sequence ATGACGACCGTCACTCCCTCAGCAGCACGTGCCGCCGCCGGGCCTCCCGGGCGACCGCGTACGTCATCGCTGACCGGCCGGGTGGGCGTGTTCGCGGTCATGGCGCTCTTCGCCCTGTACACGCTCATCCCGGTCTGGTGGCTGCTGGTCACCGCGACGAAGAACAAGGGCTACCTGTTCACCACGAACGGGCTGTGGTTCTCCCACTTCGACCTGTGGACCAACATCCGTGACGTCTTCCACGAACAGGACGGCATCTTCGCCCGCTGGCTGCTGAACAGCGCCCTCTACAGCATCGGCGGCGCCGCGGTGAGCACGACGCTGTCGGCCATGGCCGGGTACGCGCTGGCCAAGTACGCCTTCCGCGGTCGCGACCTGACCTTCAACGTCATTCTCGGAGCCGTCCTGATCCCGGACGTCATGTTCGCGCTGCCCCTGTACCTGATGTTCAGCCAGGTCCACCTCGTCAACACCTACTGGGCCGTCTTCCTGCCCAGCATCGTCAGCCCGTTCGGGGTCTACCTGTCGCGCATCTACGCCGGAGCGTCGGTACCGGACGAACTGATCGAAGCCGCGCGACTGGACGGTGCCGGCGAGGCCCGGATCTTCTGGCGGGTCGCCATGCCGATCATGTCCCCCGCACTGGTCACCATCTTCCTGTTCCAGTTCGTCAGCATCTGGAACAACTACCTGCTGCCCCTGCTCATGCTCAACAGCGACGAACTTCAGCCGGTCACCGTCGGGCTGGCCAACTGGAGGGAAGGGGTGAACCAAGGCATCCCCTACAACATCACCATCACCGGCGCGTTCCTCTCGGTGATCCCCTTGATCGTCGCGTTTCTCGTCCTGCAGCGGTTCTGGCGCTCCGGACTGGCCGCCGGGAGCGTGAAGTAG
- a CDS encoding carbohydrate ABC transporter permease — protein sequence MATRTPGDALAHPIAGSAAKLSPSRGQTRSAVLFLAPFGLLFTAMLLAPIGYAVYQSFFRTNRSGLGLGPSTTVFAGFDNYVTALHDSRFMSSFLRVFMLGIVQVPVMLGLALLLALLLDSRGAVFKKVFRQIYFLPYALPGVIAAIMWSFLYAPSVSPFTAALRHVGLEVNFLSDDLVLGSIGNMMTWAWTGFNMLIIYSALQAIPGELTEAAVMDGCSGWRVAWHVKIPAVRPALILTTVFSIIGTAQLFNEPAVLSQVAPTVSPTYTPILATQQSADINNYHYAATQSVILALLTFVLSFGFLKFTQRKGTFA from the coding sequence ATGGCGACAAGAACGCCTGGCGACGCTCTCGCCCACCCCATCGCCGGCTCGGCAGCGAAGCTGTCCCCCAGCCGTGGCCAGACTCGTTCCGCGGTGCTCTTCCTGGCACCGTTCGGGCTGTTGTTCACGGCGATGTTGCTGGCACCGATCGGCTACGCGGTGTACCAGAGCTTCTTCAGGACGAACCGCAGCGGCCTCGGACTGGGACCGTCGACGACTGTCTTCGCCGGGTTCGACAACTACGTGACGGCTCTGCACGACAGCCGGTTCATGTCGTCGTTCCTGCGGGTGTTCATGCTCGGCATCGTGCAGGTGCCGGTGATGCTGGGTCTGGCGCTCCTTCTGGCGCTGCTGCTGGACTCGCGTGGCGCCGTGTTCAAGAAGGTCTTCCGGCAGATCTACTTCCTGCCCTACGCGCTGCCGGGCGTGATCGCCGCGATCATGTGGTCGTTCCTGTACGCACCGAGCGTCAGCCCGTTCACCGCTGCCCTGCGGCACGTCGGGCTCGAAGTGAACTTCCTGTCCGACGACCTCGTGCTCGGCTCGATCGGCAACATGATGACGTGGGCCTGGACCGGCTTCAACATGCTGATCATCTACTCGGCCCTGCAGGCGATCCCCGGCGAACTCACCGAAGCCGCTGTGATGGACGGCTGTTCCGGGTGGCGGGTCGCCTGGCACGTGAAGATTCCCGCGGTACGGCCGGCGCTGATCCTCACCACGGTGTTCTCCATCATCGGCACCGCCCAGCTGTTCAACGAGCCCGCGGTGCTGAGTCAGGTCGCCCCGACCGTCTCCCCGACCTACACGCCGATCCTGGCCACACAGCAGTCGGCGGACATCAACAACTACCACTACGCGGCCACCCAGTCGGTCATTCTCGCCCTGCTGACCTTCGTGCTGTCGTTCGGCTTCCTCAAGTTCACCCAGCGGAAGGGCACCTTCGCATGA
- a CDS encoding ABC transporter substrate-binding protein: protein MLTVASLVTLSACSGSGDSGGSGSGGKPVTVEFWGAAVGLDKSVALWNKSHPDIKVKYSQIPAGSIGGYAKMQNAVKAGNAPCLGQVGYDTLSNFIATGALEDIHEYADASKDKFVPWTWQMSSVGDMVFGVPVDTGPMAMYYRTDLFKKYKISPPKTWDDFAAAAEKVHRANPSAYLTTTPQDAYDLGALTWQAGGKWFGTANDRWQVTIDNPQTSKVAQYWQGLLDKKLVTSDPMLDTAWFKKVQDGQLLSLVSAVWAAPLISKNLPELSGKWAVAPMPQWSAGQKAAGNRGGSATVVLKGCEHPKEATEFATWLSTDSDSVTSLIKNTGIYPAATSGQQLPAVDQPSKYFGGQNIYDVFKTAAANTSTGWVWGPTMSQVQSDMKDGLKKAGAGQGTIPQTVTSVQDSTVATMKSQGLSVGK, encoded by the coding sequence ATGTTGACCGTTGCCTCGCTCGTCACGCTCAGCGCCTGTAGCGGTTCCGGCGACTCGGGCGGTTCGGGTTCCGGCGGCAAGCCGGTGACGGTGGAGTTCTGGGGGGCGGCGGTCGGCCTCGACAAGTCCGTGGCGCTGTGGAACAAGTCCCACCCCGACATCAAGGTCAAGTACAGCCAGATCCCGGCGGGCAGCATCGGCGGCTACGCCAAGATGCAGAACGCGGTGAAGGCCGGCAACGCACCCTGTCTCGGACAGGTGGGCTACGACACCCTGTCGAACTTCATCGCCACCGGCGCGTTGGAGGACATCCACGAGTACGCCGATGCCAGCAAGGACAAGTTCGTGCCGTGGACCTGGCAGATGTCCAGCGTCGGCGACATGGTGTTCGGGGTCCCGGTCGACACCGGGCCCATGGCGATGTACTACCGCACCGACCTGTTCAAGAAGTACAAGATCTCGCCACCGAAGACCTGGGACGATTTCGCCGCGGCCGCGGAGAAGGTGCACAGAGCCAACCCCTCGGCCTACCTGACGACCACGCCGCAGGACGCCTATGACCTGGGGGCGCTGACCTGGCAGGCCGGAGGCAAGTGGTTCGGTACCGCGAACGACCGGTGGCAGGTGACCATCGACAACCCGCAGACGAGCAAGGTCGCGCAGTACTGGCAGGGCCTGCTGGACAAGAAGCTGGTCACCAGTGACCCGATGCTGGACACGGCCTGGTTCAAGAAGGTGCAGGACGGGCAGCTGCTGTCGCTCGTCAGCGCCGTGTGGGCGGCTCCGCTGATCTCCAAGAACCTGCCCGAGCTGTCCGGCAAGTGGGCCGTGGCGCCCATGCCCCAGTGGTCCGCCGGGCAGAAGGCGGCCGGTAACCGCGGAGGCTCGGCGACCGTCGTACTCAAGGGCTGCGAACACCCGAAGGAAGCCACGGAGTTCGCGACCTGGTTGAGCACCGACAGCGACAGCGTCACCAGTCTGATCAAGAACACGGGCATCTACCCGGCCGCTACGAGCGGACAGCAGCTGCCTGCCGTGGACCAGCCGTCGAAGTACTTCGGCGGACAGAACATCTACGACGTGTTCAAGACAGCGGCCGCGAACACGAGCACGGGCTGGGTGTGGGGCCCGACGATGAGCCAGGTTCAGTCCGACATGAAGGACGGGCTCAAGAAGGCCGGAGCCGGGCAGGGCACCATCCCGCAGACCGTGACCTCCGTCCAGGACAGCACCGTCGCGACCATGAAGAGCCAGGGGCTGAGCGTCGGGAAGTGA